AATCATCTATGAAGTTGCTGTTCTTTGGATGGCAGACAGAACACAACCTATGGTAGAAGAATTTTACGGCTTAAAAGGGATCTCCTTACCAACAGGTTCTACAGCAGCATTCGGTTTCATCGGTATTCCAGTTGGTTGGCTAATTGCTAAAATCCCTGGTATTAAAAACATTCACGTTGACCCAGAAACAATTCAAAAACGTTTTGGTATTTTCGGGGAACCAATGATGATGGGTCTTATTCTAGGTATTGCAATCGGTATTCTTGCAGGTTATGACGTTGGGGCAGTTGCACAACTTGGTATGTCCATGGGTGCGGTAATGTTCCTAATGCCTCGTATGGTTAAAATTTTAATGGAAGGTTTAATTCCAATTTCAGAATCCGCTCGTGAGTTCATGAAATCTCGTTTCAAAGGCCGCGAACTTTATATCGGTCTTGATGCAGCACTTTCTATCGGTCACCCAGCGAATATTTCTACTGGTTTAATCCTTGTTCCAATCACTCTTTTCTTAGCTGTTATCATTCCAGGTAACAAAGTACTTCCTTTTGGTGACTTGGCAACTATTCCATTCTACGTATCATTCGTAGTAGCATCTCGTAAAGGTAACATTCTTCACTCCGTTTTAGCTGGAACTGTAGTAATTGCACTAGCACTTCTTATGGCAACTGACTTCGGCCTTGTGCATACAGAAATGATGAAAGGTGTTTACGAATTCCCTAAAGGAGCAACACAAGTTAGTACACTTGATATGGGTGGTAACTTCTTTAACTGGGTTATTCTTAAATTCTCTCAAGCTTGGGCAGCTATTTTCTAAGTTTTGTCTTAATGATATAGAAGAGGTGATAGTAACATGCGAGCAGC
This genomic stretch from Listeria swaminathanii harbors:
- a CDS encoding PTS galactitol transporter subunit IIC produces the protein MDTLLSGVQYVLNLGPTVILPIMIFFIALIFRVPAKKALRSAITIGIGFVGINLVISLLSSNLGPAAQQMVERFGLNLTIIDAGWPAAAAASWASPVAAILIPICLVVNLALIFFKVTKTLDIDIWNYWHFIAAGATGYIVTGGNWWFAILCAIIYEVAVLWMADRTQPMVEEFYGLKGISLPTGSTAAFGFIGIPVGWLIAKIPGIKNIHVDPETIQKRFGIFGEPMMMGLILGIAIGILAGYDVGAVAQLGMSMGAVMFLMPRMVKILMEGLIPISESAREFMKSRFKGRELYIGLDAALSIGHPANISTGLILVPITLFLAVIIPGNKVLPFGDLATIPFYVSFVVASRKGNILHSVLAGTVVIALALLMATDFGLVHTEMMKGVYEFPKGATQVSTLDMGGNFFNWVILKFSQAWAAIF